The DNA region GAAGATTGTTGGCGGATTTGCTCACAATCAAGTGACACAGCTTGCCGATCAAATTGTTGACGCGGTCAAAACTGGGGCCATTAAAAAGTTCTTTGTGATGGCTGGATGCGATGGAAGAATGAAATCACGCGGTTACTATTCGGAATTTGCGGAACAACTTCCACAAGATACCGTTATTTTAACGGCAGGTTGCGCAAAATATCGCTACAACAAGCTTCCGCTTGGTGATATTAATGGCATCCCACGTATGTTGGATGCGGGTCAATGCAATGACTCCTACTCCTTGGCTGTGATTGCCATGAAATTGAAAGAAATTTTTAACTTGAACGATATTAACGAGCTGCCGATTGAATACAACTTGGCTTGGTACGAACAAAAAGCGGTGATCGTGCTATTGGCTTTATTGTATCTTGGCGTAAAAGATATTAAACTTGGGCCAACGTTGCCGGCATTCTTATCGCCAAACGTGGCCAAAGTACTCGTCGATAACTTTGGAATTAGCGGCATCACAACAGTGGAACAAGACATGAGCGCGTATATGGCTCAGTAATATGAACAGGGGATAAGGGAAAAAACCTTATCCCCTTTCTTTTCGTTTTTCTTGAATCGTATTATAATGAATTTTAAACTTGCGCTTAAATAGTCTTAAACCCTTTATTGTGATTGGTTGCTAAGGGTGATTCCCGTTGATGATTTATTCACTAAACGGTGTAATATGCAATTTTTATACATGGAACGGAACAATACGGAATCCGTTCTTTCGACATTATTTCTGATTTATCTAAAGACAGATGAGTCAGCTTGTAGTAAAATCTAAAAAAGTAGCAGGAATAAGCGTGGAATAGATGGAATATTAAATGGTAGGAGATTTCGAAAGGGTGAGAGGGATGAATAAAGATACATACGTGTTGGATAAAGAGACATTTGCGCGTTACCCACAACAGCCGCATGGCGGGAAATTGGTGAATCGTGTCTTAACGGGAACCGAACGCGATGAAGCGATGGAACGAGCGAAACAGCTCCCAACGATTATGGTAGATTTAGAGGCTGTGATTACACTTGAAATGATCGCAACAGGTGTTTTGTCGCCAAATGAAGGTTTTATGGTCGAAGAGGACTACGTGTCCGTGCTGACAGACGGTCGTTTAAGCAACGGGGTTGTGTGGCCAGTGCCGTTAAGTTTTGCCCCGATTGGCGAACGTAACAGTGAGACGATCAAGACGCTTTCGGTTGGGGATGAAGTGGCGCTTGTCGATACAACAAGAGAGCCTGTCGCGATTCTAAAATTAGATGATATCTTTGAATATGATCGAGAATTCCGCGCGATGCATTTGTTCGGCACGAATGATCGCGAGCATCCGGGTGTTGACGCGATTTACCGCCGAATGGGGGACACCGCTTTAGGCGGACCGATTCAATTGTTGCGTCGGGTCCATTGGGGTCCGTTTGAAAGTTTGCGGATGGAACCAAAGGATACATGGAAACTATTTTATGAAGATAAGAAGTTTAACTCCGTGGGCGGATTTATTACAGGAGCCAACCCGCTGCACCGCGGACATGAATATATTCATAGAAATGCGTTAGAAGAGTTGGATGGCTTGTTCGTCCAGCCGTTAGTAGAGATGGCGAAGCGTGAATATACGCGTCACGAGTTTCGCATGCTGTCTTATCGAAGTGTGCTTGAAACGTATTATCCACAGGAGAGAACACTACTCGCTCCATTACGGGTGACGTATATTTTTGCGGGCCCGCGCGAGGCCGTGTTACATGCGCTCATTATGAAAAACTATGGTTGCACACATGCGCTGATCGGTCGTGATCATGCGGGGGTTGGCGATTACTATGAACAATATGCGTGTCATAATATTTTTGATGTTTACACAGCGGAAGAACTAGGCATCGATATTCGCTTGTTCCATGAAGTTTATTATTGTACGCGTTGCGATAGTCTAGCGACGGAGCAAACGTGTCCGCATGATCGACAATACCATTTAAGAATTTCGGGCACGGGTATTCGGGAAATGCTGCGCTACGGCCTATTGCCGCCTAAGGAAATTGTGCGTCCAGAATCTGCGCGGATTGCAATGCAAGGGGTACAACCGAAAGGATTGGATGAGAATAATCAGTCTATCTTACCTCTCGGTCAAACGGTCAATAGTATTTTTCCTTACTACTTAACTCACTCAAGATTGGGCGGACCGAAACGTAGAACGCCGCTTGAGCCGCAGCAATTAACGATCGAAGATTTAGAGACAGCGATTATGGATGCTCGATCGAATGCGGACCAGGTTTACAAAGGAATTTTTGATGAGTACAGCTATGTCACCGATACGCTTCGAACAACACAGCCAGATTGGGTCGCGGCCGCGCGTGAAGCGATCTATAAGCAACAAGAAATGGTCGTGGAGAATTTGGAAGAAAAGGTAAATCAAGCGCCAGATGAGGCTTCTGATGAATTCATGTATCAAGATAAATCGGAAGCCGAGCGAGAGTTGGAAGTGGCCCGAAAAATATTTGAAGATATTCCATCGCCGTTACGGAGCGAAGATCTTAAATATCGCACTTGGAACCCGCTGCCATATAACCGTTATCGGGCAAGTGATGAGGAGTAAAGTGGAGCGATTTTTCGCGAATGAACATAAAGAGGGGATAAGGAGGAAACCTTATCCCCTCTTTTTTTCATCGTTGGTGCGCGGATATCGTTTGAAGCCAAAGACTGACGCGATCGCGCTGCTCTCTCCAAGCTTCAAAGAATGGGGAGTTTATGTAGATTGAATAAAAACTTTATGACTATTTTGTTAATCGGGTTTTAAAAAAAGTGATTTCAAGGTAAAATTATTTAATATTGTTGAAAGTGGGGGATAGGATGTTAAAAAAATTAGGGGGATTTGTTTCTATTGTGGCCTTATTGGCTATTTTTGCGGGGTGTTCTGCTAACGAGCAAGGCGCAACGAAAGAGCCTGAGCACAATCCGCCATTGATGGCGGACTTAGATCCGAACGATCCAATGACTGCGGTAATTCAATATGGTGAAGAAGTGTTTAATGAAACGAATAC from Ammoniphilus oxalaticus includes:
- a CDS encoding sulfate adenylyltransferase; translated protein: MNKDTYVLDKETFARYPQQPHGGKLVNRVLTGTERDEAMERAKQLPTIMVDLEAVITLEMIATGVLSPNEGFMVEEDYVSVLTDGRLSNGVVWPVPLSFAPIGERNSETIKTLSVGDEVALVDTTREPVAILKLDDIFEYDREFRAMHLFGTNDREHPGVDAIYRRMGDTALGGPIQLLRRVHWGPFESLRMEPKDTWKLFYEDKKFNSVGGFITGANPLHRGHEYIHRNALEELDGLFVQPLVEMAKREYTRHEFRMLSYRSVLETYYPQERTLLAPLRVTYIFAGPREAVLHALIMKNYGCTHALIGRDHAGVGDYYEQYACHNIFDVYTAEELGIDIRLFHEVYYCTRCDSLATEQTCPHDRQYHLRISGTGIREMLRYGLLPPKEIVRPESARIAMQGVQPKGLDENNQSILPLGQTVNSIFPYYLTHSRLGGPKRRTPLEPQQLTIEDLETAIMDARSNADQVYKGIFDEYSYVTDTLRTTQPDWVAAAREAIYKQQEMVVENLEEKVNQAPDEASDEFMYQDKSEAERELEVARKIFEDIPSPLRSEDLKYRTWNPLPYNRYRASDEE